From Coffea arabica cultivar ET-39 chromosome 10e, Coffea Arabica ET-39 HiFi, whole genome shotgun sequence, one genomic window encodes:
- the LOC113711729 gene encoding DEAD-box ATP-dependent RNA helicase FANCM isoform X3 has translation MASSSSTPLHIVDQDNDEFDWEAAVREIDVACAQTTTSSTNYCANNGSNHVINGKIPTYTSSNPRIQETHKKSVPNQSNFAYFASSSRQLTLDRFIGIVPRNSNGHQREKHCNGFLKNKNNNFNSNCQINVGNSGEGQKGQAEDEEENVGFVKIDPEAAKTWIYPVNIPLRDYQLNITRTALFSNTLVALPTGLGKTLIAAVVMYNYFRWFPEGKIVFAAPSRPLVLQQIEACHNVVGIPQEWTIDLTGQTSPTRRADHWRSKRVFFVTPQVLEKDIYSGSCLVKHLVCLVVDEAHRATGNYSYCVAVRELMAVPVQLRVLALTATPGSKQQTIQHVIDNLQISRLEYRSESDPDVIPYVHDRKIELIEVAMGNDAVEINNLILEVIRPYVARLSAIGVLKNRDCQTLSPCDLLNSRDKFREAPPENLPHIKYGEVEGYFGVLITLYHIRKLLSSHGIKPAFEMLAEKLQQGSFARFMSRNEVLLKAKLLMQQSISHGAPSPKLSKLLEVLVDHFKMKDPLESRVIIFSNFRGSVRDIMNALKDIGEFVKATEFVGQTSGKALKGQSQKVQQAVLQKFRAACEGSELKGYMRKQANSKAIKKHMRNGGANSFQFHSSPRMIPHVFKPEVQFVELSIEQFVPRVKKVNDDDQPIQSPAYKAKLTDAENDLLSKYFSTTRENTWKPSLIAFPHFQAFPSRVHKVLHSFRTGILIDAMQCLQGLPFSTCSTAVKVEDSASPEPCSASEALVQCNGKIKAFLTETSTSGDFPIEDCIREVSLASLEPKEDLRTREDSYALGSQGSQCKNLVHSFLFSSGLISVDDLGTVQVLSVSQFPVKEVLLSKIMTTGRAAPFYHLKQNIACIDASTDVCEERVGNAKDDSMSQIRSSQDDKDCAFKLNSCNASGEKTLGEIILETPIPKPMSDGGESINNSPEDRAPMLFAAEANDDPMDVEFSPRLTNFMESGIVPESPISSSGMPEIQRDDIMVPDLVSTPMVHAQSVVKYLGQNEINVTSSLTNDISAKQMKNSTPASKFRTPTVDECRSPFIKSPDIGFSKDWQLNPGGNSHGVKQRRKFKRLRKHGDLCRVKPQDCKEQTSGPTRNFTSSSVGADDGQNHHHRGAKFISNRAKLFVEDEAEVSLEVMVSSDEEDEQEDNSYEDSFIDDRINPTAKSTQAEESGIDMMAVYRRSLLSQSPLVGVANFSEDFTPSSDVPRNERASTSGSESHLVQKPENGLESTARNSASLHFNLDRVSSDALLSRITTSPKEQKSKMENRKRKLFCKSGFLPVHNLEKEFFIGSVASGHDSMLHEQTDKIQENSKTFLDNDITENRNIFDDDQFYNAIDLDAIEEQAAKLIGFKTDYSKQNQVPIAEPVPVNPSLLGSPSFDLGI, from the exons AtggcctcctcctcctccactcCTCTCCACATCGTCGACCAAGATAACGAC gaatttgattgGGAGGCGGCAGTGAGGGAGATTGATGTGGCCTGTGCTCAAACCACAACTTCTTCTACTAATTATTGTGCTAATAACGGTTCTAATCACGTAATTAATGGCAAAATCCCTACTTATACTTCTTCAAATCCGAGAATTCAAGAAACCCACAAAAAATCAGTGCCCAATCAGAGCAATTTTgcttattttgcttcttcttcccGGCAATTGACTCTAGATAGGTTTATTGGGATTGTTCCCAGAAACTCCAATGGGCACCAGAGGGAAAAGCACTGCAATGGGTTTTTaaaaaacaagaataataatTTTAACAGTAATTGTCAGATTAATGTTGGTAATAGTGGTGAGGGACAGAAGGGGCAAgctgaagatgaagaagaaaatgtcGGCTTTGTCAAGATTGATCCTGAGGCAGCTAAGACTTGGATTTACCCag TTAATATCCCTCTTCGTGACTATCAGCTCAATATTACGCGGACTGCTTTGTTTTCCAACACTTTAGTGGCATTGCCTACTGGGCTTGGGAAAACTCTTATTGCTGCTGTTGTAATGTATAACTATTTCAGATGGTTTCCAGAAG GAAAAATTGTATTTGCAGCTCCTTCTCGACCACTTGTACTGCAACAAATTGAAGCATGCCATAATGTTGTAGGAATACCACAG GAATGGACTATTGATCTGACAGGTCAAACAAGTCCCACAAGAAGAGCAGACCATTGGAGAAGTAAACGAGTTTTTTTTGTTACTCCCCAAGTTCTTGAGAAAGATATTTATTCTG GTTCATGTTTGGTGAAGCATCTTGTCTGTTTAGTGGTTGACGAGGCTCATCGTGCAACAGGCAACTATTCGTATTGTGTTGCAGTTCGTGAG TTGATGGCTGTTCCTGTGCAACTCAGAGTATTGGCTTTGACTGCAACACCAGGAT CTAAGCAGCAGACCATCCAGCACGTAATCGATAATCTTCAAATATCAAGACTTGAATACCGAAGTGAAAGTGACCCTGATGTGATTCCTTACGTGCATGACAGAAAGATAGAGCTGATTGAG GTTGCTATGGGCAATGATGCGgttgaaataaataatttgaTCTTGGAAGTAATACGCCCTTATGTTGCTCGGCTTTCTGCAATTGGGGTACTTAAAAATAGAGATTGCCAGACG TTAAGCCCATGTGATTTACTCAACTCGAGGGACAAATTTCGGGAAGCACCACCAGAAAACCTGCCTCATATTAAGTATGGAGAAGTTGAAGGATATTTTGGTGTACTCATAACGCTGTACCACATCAGGAAATTGCTGTCTAGCCATGGTATAAAGCCTGCATTTGAGATGCTTGCAGAAAAATTGCAACAGGG GTCTTTTGCACGTTTTATGAGTCGGAATGAAGTTCTTCTAAAAGCAAAACTTCTAATGCAGCAAAGCATATCTCATGGAGCTCCTAGTCCCAAATTGTCAAAATTGCTGGAAGTCTTGGTGGATCATTTTA AAATGAAAGATCCACTTGAGTCAAGggttataattttctcaaatttcaggGGAAGTGTAAG GGATATAATGAATGCATTAAAAGACATTGGGGAATTTGTAAAAGCTACTGAGTTCGTTGGTCAGACTTCAG GTAAAGCATTAAAGGGACAGTCACAAAAAGTTCAACAAGCTGTTTTGCag AAATTTAGAGCTG CTTGTGAGGGGTCTGAATTAAAGGGCTACATGAGGAAACAAGCCAATAGCAAGGCTATTAAGAAGCACATGAGAAACGGGGGAGCAAATAGTTTCCAATTTCATTCAAGTCCGAGGATG ATTCCGCATGTTTTCAAACCAGAGGTCCAGTTTGTAGAGCTTTCAATTGAACAGTTTGTTCCACGTGTAAAGAAAGTGAATGATGATGACCAGCCAATCCAGTCGCCTGCATATAAAGCCAAGTTAACAGATGCTGAGAATGACTTACTATCTAAATATTTCAGCACCACCAGGGAAAACACTTGGAAACCATCACTTATTGCCTTTCCTCATTTCCAAGCATTTCCGTCCAGAGTACACAAAGTGCTGCATTCATTTAGGACAGGGATTCTAATAGATGCAATGCAATGTTTACAAGGATTACCATTTTCTACATGCAGTACAGCTGTTAAAGTTGAG GATAGTGCCTCTCCAGAACCATGCTCAGCAAGTGAAGCTCTTGTACAGTGTAATGGCAAAATTAAAG CTTTTCTTACAGAAACAAGCACTTCTGGGGACTTTCCTATAGAGGATTGCATAAGAGAAGTTTCACTGGCTAGTTTAGAGCCCAAAGAGGATTTAAGAACTAGAGAGGATTCCTATGCGCTAGGTTCTCAAGGTTCTCAATGTAAAAACTTGGTCCATTCCTTTCTCTTCAGCTCTGGATTGATATCTGTAGATGATCTTGGGACAGTACAGGTTTTATCTGTGTCACAATTTCCAGTGAAAGAAGTTCTGCTTTCTAAAATTATGACTACCGGCAGAGCAGCTCCATTCTATCATCTGAAACAAAATATTGCATGCATTGATGCTTCCACTGATGTATGCGAAGAACGTGTGGGGAATGCAAAAGATGATTCTATGTCCCAGATAAGATCCAGTCAAGATGACAAAGATTGTGCATTTAAATTAAACAGCTGTAATGCATCAGGAGAAAAAACTTTAGGAGAGATTATTCTTGAGACTCCAATTCCCAAGCCAATGTCAGATGGAGGTGAGAGTATTAATAATAGTCCTGAAGATAGAGCACCTATGTTGTTTGCTGCTGAGGCCAATGATGATCCAATGGACGTTGAGTTTAGTCCCAGGCTTACTAACTTTATGGAGTCCGGTATTGTTCCAGAATCTCCTATAAGCAGTAGTG GAATGCCTGAGATTCAAAGAGATGATATTATGGTACCAGATCTTGTTTCAACCCCCATGGTCCATGCACAGTCAGTAGTGAAGTATTTGGGGCAGAATGAAATTAATGTCACTTCTTCGCTGACCAATGATATTTCTGCAAAACAAATGAAGAATAGTACTCCAGCAAGCAAATTTAGAACTCCAACTGTTGATGAATGTCGATCTCCTTTCATTAAATCACCAGACATTGGCTTTAGCAAAGACTGGCAATTGAATCCTGGAGGAAATTCACATGGTGTTAAACAAAGACGCAAGTTTAAAAGATTGCGCAAGCATGGAGATCTCTGTAGGGTTAAGCCTCAGGATTGCAAAGAACAGACAAGTGGCCCCACCAGAAACTTCACAAGTTCTTCTGTTGGTGCAGATGATGGTCAGAATCATCATCATAGAG GCGCGAAGTTCATCTCAAATAGAGCCAAACTGTTTGTTGAAGATGAAGCAGA GGTATCTTTGGAGGTTATGGTATCTTCTGATGAGGAAGATGAGCAGGAGGACAATTCATACGAAGATAGTTTTATTGATGATAGAATAAATCCTACAGCAAAAAGTACTCAAGCAGAAGAGAGTGGTATTGATATGATGGCTGTTTACAG GCGTTCCTTGCTCAGTCAATCACCATTAGTAGGAGTGGCAAATTTCTCTGAAGATTTTACTCCTAGTTCTGATGTTCCAAGAAATGAAAGAGCAAGCACTTCAGGATCAGAAAGTCATTTGGTTCAAAAGCCTGAGAATGGCTTAGAGTCTACCGCCAGGAATTCAGCATCCCTCCATTTCAATCTTGACAGAGTTTCCTCAGATGCTTTGCTCTCCAGAATTACTACTTctccaaaagaacaaaaaagcaAGATGGAGAATCGAAAGAGAAAATTATTCTGTAAATCTGGTTTCTTACCAGTACATAACTTAGAAAAAGAGTTTTTCATTGGTTCTGTCGCTTCTGGACACGACTCTATGTTGCATGAACAAACcgacaaaattcaagaaaatagcaaAACGTTTCTGGACAATGACATCACAGAAAACAGGAATATCTTTGATGACGATCAATTCTACAATGCCATTGATCTTGATGCTATAGAAGAACAAGCTGCCAAATTAATTGGATTCAAAACGGACTACTCAAAACAGAATCAGGTACCTATTGCTGAACCAGTGCCAGTAAACCCTTCTCTTCTTGGTTCTCCTTCTTTTGATCTTGGAATTTGA
- the LOC113711729 gene encoding DEAD-box ATP-dependent RNA helicase FANCM isoform X4, with protein MISDGSCLVKHLVCLVVDEAHRATGNYSYCVAVRELMAVPVQLRVLALTATPGSKQQTIQHVIDNLQISRLEYRSESDPDVIPYVHDRKIELIEVAMGNDAVEINNLILEVIRPYVARLSAIGVLKNRDCQTLSPCDLLNSRDKFREAPPENLPHIKYGEVEGYFGVLITLYHIRKLLSSHGIKPAFEMLAEKLQQGSFARFMSRNEVLLKAKLLMQQSISHGAPSPKLSKLLEVLVDHFKMKDPLESRVIIFSNFRGSVRDIMNALKDIGEFVKATEFVGQTSGKALKGQSQKVQQAVLQKFRAGGYNVIVATSIGEEGLDIMEVDLVICFDANISPLRMIQRMGRTGRKHEGRVVVLACEGSELKGYMRKQANSKAIKKHMRNGGANSFQFHSSPRMIPHVFKPEVQFVELSIEQFVPRVKKVNDDDQPIQSPAYKAKLTDAENDLLSKYFSTTRENTWKPSLIAFPHFQAFPSRVHKVLHSFRTGILIDAMQCLQGLPFSTCSTAVKVEDSASPEPCSASEALVQCNGKIKAFLTETSTSGDFPIEDCIREVSLASLEPKEDLRTREDSYALGSQGSQCKNLVHSFLFSSGLISVDDLGTVQVLSVSQFPVKEVLLSKIMTTGRAAPFYHLKQNIACIDASTDVCEERVGNAKDDSMSQIRSSQDDKDCAFKLNSCNASGEKTLGEIILETPIPKPMSDGGESINNSPEDRAPMLFAAEANDDPMDVEFSPRLTNFMESGIVPESPISSSGMPEIQRDDIMVPDLVSTPMVHAQSVVKYLGQNEINVTSSLTNDISAKQMKNSTPASKFRTPTVDECRSPFIKSPDIGFSKDWQLNPGGNSHGVKQRRKFKRLRKHGDLCRVKPQDCKEQTSGPTRNFTSSSVGADDGQNHHHRGAKFISNRAKLFVEDEAEVSLEVMVSSDEEDEQEDNSYEDSFIDDRINPTAKSTQAEESGIDMMAVYRRSLLSQSPLVGVANFSEDFTPSSDVPRNERASTSGSESHLVQKPENGLESTARNSASLHFNLDRVSSDALLSRITTSPKEQKSKMENRKRKLFCKSGFLPVHNLEKEFFIGSVASGHDSMLHEQTDKIQENSKTFLDNDITENRNIFDDDQFYNAIDLDAIEEQAAKLIGFKTDYSKQNQVPIAEPVPVNPSLLGSPSFDLGI; from the exons ATGATTTCTGATG GTTCATGTTTGGTGAAGCATCTTGTCTGTTTAGTGGTTGACGAGGCTCATCGTGCAACAGGCAACTATTCGTATTGTGTTGCAGTTCGTGAG TTGATGGCTGTTCCTGTGCAACTCAGAGTATTGGCTTTGACTGCAACACCAGGAT CTAAGCAGCAGACCATCCAGCACGTAATCGATAATCTTCAAATATCAAGACTTGAATACCGAAGTGAAAGTGACCCTGATGTGATTCCTTACGTGCATGACAGAAAGATAGAGCTGATTGAG GTTGCTATGGGCAATGATGCGgttgaaataaataatttgaTCTTGGAAGTAATACGCCCTTATGTTGCTCGGCTTTCTGCAATTGGGGTACTTAAAAATAGAGATTGCCAGACG TTAAGCCCATGTGATTTACTCAACTCGAGGGACAAATTTCGGGAAGCACCACCAGAAAACCTGCCTCATATTAAGTATGGAGAAGTTGAAGGATATTTTGGTGTACTCATAACGCTGTACCACATCAGGAAATTGCTGTCTAGCCATGGTATAAAGCCTGCATTTGAGATGCTTGCAGAAAAATTGCAACAGGG GTCTTTTGCACGTTTTATGAGTCGGAATGAAGTTCTTCTAAAAGCAAAACTTCTAATGCAGCAAAGCATATCTCATGGAGCTCCTAGTCCCAAATTGTCAAAATTGCTGGAAGTCTTGGTGGATCATTTTA AAATGAAAGATCCACTTGAGTCAAGggttataattttctcaaatttcaggGGAAGTGTAAG GGATATAATGAATGCATTAAAAGACATTGGGGAATTTGTAAAAGCTACTGAGTTCGTTGGTCAGACTTCAG GTAAAGCATTAAAGGGACAGTCACAAAAAGTTCAACAAGCTGTTTTGCag AAATTTAGAGCTGGTGGGTACAATGTCATTGTTGCAACTTCAATTGGTGAAGAAGGTTTAGATATAATGGAAGTTGATCTTGTTATATGCTTTGATGCTAACATCTCACCATTGAGAATGATTCAGCGAATGGGCAGAACTGGAAGAAAGCATGAAGGACGAGTAG TTGTTTTAGCTTGTGAGGGGTCTGAATTAAAGGGCTACATGAGGAAACAAGCCAATAGCAAGGCTATTAAGAAGCACATGAGAAACGGGGGAGCAAATAGTTTCCAATTTCATTCAAGTCCGAGGATG ATTCCGCATGTTTTCAAACCAGAGGTCCAGTTTGTAGAGCTTTCAATTGAACAGTTTGTTCCACGTGTAAAGAAAGTGAATGATGATGACCAGCCAATCCAGTCGCCTGCATATAAAGCCAAGTTAACAGATGCTGAGAATGACTTACTATCTAAATATTTCAGCACCACCAGGGAAAACACTTGGAAACCATCACTTATTGCCTTTCCTCATTTCCAAGCATTTCCGTCCAGAGTACACAAAGTGCTGCATTCATTTAGGACAGGGATTCTAATAGATGCAATGCAATGTTTACAAGGATTACCATTTTCTACATGCAGTACAGCTGTTAAAGTTGAG GATAGTGCCTCTCCAGAACCATGCTCAGCAAGTGAAGCTCTTGTACAGTGTAATGGCAAAATTAAAG CTTTTCTTACAGAAACAAGCACTTCTGGGGACTTTCCTATAGAGGATTGCATAAGAGAAGTTTCACTGGCTAGTTTAGAGCCCAAAGAGGATTTAAGAACTAGAGAGGATTCCTATGCGCTAGGTTCTCAAGGTTCTCAATGTAAAAACTTGGTCCATTCCTTTCTCTTCAGCTCTGGATTGATATCTGTAGATGATCTTGGGACAGTACAGGTTTTATCTGTGTCACAATTTCCAGTGAAAGAAGTTCTGCTTTCTAAAATTATGACTACCGGCAGAGCAGCTCCATTCTATCATCTGAAACAAAATATTGCATGCATTGATGCTTCCACTGATGTATGCGAAGAACGTGTGGGGAATGCAAAAGATGATTCTATGTCCCAGATAAGATCCAGTCAAGATGACAAAGATTGTGCATTTAAATTAAACAGCTGTAATGCATCAGGAGAAAAAACTTTAGGAGAGATTATTCTTGAGACTCCAATTCCCAAGCCAATGTCAGATGGAGGTGAGAGTATTAATAATAGTCCTGAAGATAGAGCACCTATGTTGTTTGCTGCTGAGGCCAATGATGATCCAATGGACGTTGAGTTTAGTCCCAGGCTTACTAACTTTATGGAGTCCGGTATTGTTCCAGAATCTCCTATAAGCAGTAGTG GAATGCCTGAGATTCAAAGAGATGATATTATGGTACCAGATCTTGTTTCAACCCCCATGGTCCATGCACAGTCAGTAGTGAAGTATTTGGGGCAGAATGAAATTAATGTCACTTCTTCGCTGACCAATGATATTTCTGCAAAACAAATGAAGAATAGTACTCCAGCAAGCAAATTTAGAACTCCAACTGTTGATGAATGTCGATCTCCTTTCATTAAATCACCAGACATTGGCTTTAGCAAAGACTGGCAATTGAATCCTGGAGGAAATTCACATGGTGTTAAACAAAGACGCAAGTTTAAAAGATTGCGCAAGCATGGAGATCTCTGTAGGGTTAAGCCTCAGGATTGCAAAGAACAGACAAGTGGCCCCACCAGAAACTTCACAAGTTCTTCTGTTGGTGCAGATGATGGTCAGAATCATCATCATAGAG GCGCGAAGTTCATCTCAAATAGAGCCAAACTGTTTGTTGAAGATGAAGCAGA GGTATCTTTGGAGGTTATGGTATCTTCTGATGAGGAAGATGAGCAGGAGGACAATTCATACGAAGATAGTTTTATTGATGATAGAATAAATCCTACAGCAAAAAGTACTCAAGCAGAAGAGAGTGGTATTGATATGATGGCTGTTTACAG GCGTTCCTTGCTCAGTCAATCACCATTAGTAGGAGTGGCAAATTTCTCTGAAGATTTTACTCCTAGTTCTGATGTTCCAAGAAATGAAAGAGCAAGCACTTCAGGATCAGAAAGTCATTTGGTTCAAAAGCCTGAGAATGGCTTAGAGTCTACCGCCAGGAATTCAGCATCCCTCCATTTCAATCTTGACAGAGTTTCCTCAGATGCTTTGCTCTCCAGAATTACTACTTctccaaaagaacaaaaaagcaAGATGGAGAATCGAAAGAGAAAATTATTCTGTAAATCTGGTTTCTTACCAGTACATAACTTAGAAAAAGAGTTTTTCATTGGTTCTGTCGCTTCTGGACACGACTCTATGTTGCATGAACAAACcgacaaaattcaagaaaatagcaaAACGTTTCTGGACAATGACATCACAGAAAACAGGAATATCTTTGATGACGATCAATTCTACAATGCCATTGATCTTGATGCTATAGAAGAACAAGCTGCCAAATTAATTGGATTCAAAACGGACTACTCAAAACAGAATCAGGTACCTATTGCTGAACCAGTGCCAGTAAACCCTTCTCTTCTTGGTTCTCCTTCTTTTGATCTTGGAATTTGA